The genome window CATGGCTGTAAAAATATACAGAGATGcaatatgaaaaaattatgaTACCTTGGTGATAATGAACAAAACTCATGCATATCAATTGCATTAAAACTGAATCCCCGAGAATAGCACATGAGATAGAATATAGGATAGAACCATAAATCACAAATCAAACATGACaaagtataaaaaaaaattaaaataaattgaatccaGAATAAAATCTGTGGATCCCGTCAACCTATTCTTGTAGAAGTACGAAGCGAAGGAAGGCCGATCTTGGCGCAATCTAGTTTGGTATGAGAATCAAAGGAAGCAGGATGGGCAAAAAACCTCTATGAAAATGGTGTAAAAATGTGCGTGCCATTAATTGTCGCAGTTGCGGAGACTGAACGTGGAGCAGTATGGCCATTATGTGAAACACGTCTCCGTTGTCCTGTCATCAACAAAAATTAAGCAACCAATTGTTACTaccaaaaataattattgatgTTCATTCAGAGTAACCGGTTCTTGCAGAAGAATGAGAAAGAGCAGACAGTGGGATGCGCTTACAACCTGTTTGAAAATATAACAGAACAACCAGTTAGAACTCTGTACTTGTGAAACCATGGAACCACGCTGAGAAGGAGAAAACTCACCATTATTCATTGCAATAGAATGGATCAATGTCACTACGATTTGAAACTCAAGGAGGAAGTGGTGCCTGAAATCATGGCTCAAAATAACTGTCGAGGAAGTGGTGCCTGAAATCATTCTCAAAAAAAACTgtctataattttcaaaaatttccccGGATTATCCTGCAGTTTTCGGATCCTGCTGGATtgcaagtaattttcagttgtttTTTATAATGGGTCATACCCGGAATGTATTGGATGATCCAGCTTGTTAGTTAAAAGACAAAAAACACCCCTGATTTAGTGTGAAGTTGATTTTAAAAAAGGGTATACTTGGTAAATATCCAAATCCTTTGTATTCAGGAATTAGGATTATATAGATTATAAGAAATATGGTTataatttggtttggttttatatAGTTATGGATTAAAATATGGATATTCATTGAGGTAAGAGAGTGTAGTGTATAGACCCAGCGGGAAGATTATCAACATAGCTGATTAGCATTTTCAGTTTGCTTCTGCCTTCCGACACAAGTCCGGCGTGCATCTCCACCGGCATCGCATCCGCCACCTGTTTCAATTTCGACTCAGGGGTCCCACGCTTTTCTTCAAACTCCTTCAAAATCGCAGCAGCTCGTGAAGACTGGCTCGAATTACGGAGCTGGTGGCGCACGAGCAGAGCCACCACCGCGCACATGGCGGCAGCACCTATGACCGCCGCTGTCACCGCCACCTTCCCCATCAGCACCACGTACCCAATCACAATCACTAACAAACAATGATgatgaaatcaaaatcaagaaaagaaatgaaactGAAATTAGCTTAATATATGTGTAATTGAGATTGGGAGTGtgatttgatttgattgatGCCTGGGTGGTGGTGtgtttaattaatcaaataattaattttataaacacACGACACAACTCACAAGCAGAATTGGCTTTGCTGTGACTAAAGTAACGAGTTACAGTGAGTCTTCAATTGTACTCCGCAGgtcattttctttaaaatatggTTTGATTCATATTTGGTCcatattttagataaaaaatgtggtttcaaaactaaccaaatccatataaaatttgtgattttttgatGGACCAGATTTTTAAAAGTGGTTTGGTTTGGACTGGTTATATAGTTTTGAGTCTATATTGCCAGGTATCGAAGAATCACCGTAAGAGGTCCCCGTGCATAGAGCGACctatgcaaaaaaaaaacacagggGTCAGCCTATGGCAGGGGCGACTCATGCTCTCTCCCGGCTCCTGTTTTGAAAATTCGAAAAAAATTGattgttttttaaaagaagTTGAACATATTGGTTATGAATGAAGGGAGCCTTGTATTACAGTATAGGTCTGCTTCTTTAAAAAGAACTCATGGCAGTTGGCACAGCTTCTTTCAAGGACCCACTTTGTTATCATATTTTACTTCTCCTTTATTTAAGTCGCAGGGTTACATATATGCAAAATTTCCTCGTAACAAGACGCGCCACCACTGTTATCACAACTGCTAGCCTGCTGCACTAGCTAACATACGGGTTCTCAGCTTTACCTTTGCTCCACGCTGGTTGTGCATTCTATTCACTTAGCTTAGAATCACTTTATTTTTGCTTCTTCACGTGACTCGGGGCTCTAACAGCCTGTCGTCTTCTTTCCGTAAGGATGTCATCTACTATACATGAATTCACGAATGCAGGAGCTCCCTAGTGCTATTTCCTGCAGTTCTTTATTGCCAAACCCAACTTCaagttttttcttcttttgtaaTTGATGGGGCGCGCCTTCTTGTTTATTAATTCTTTGTTTTGTGAAAGCTGTTGACTCGTATCACCTATCCAGAAAGAAGCATAGCAGGGGGACCATATTTCTTGATCTTGAAGACGTTAAACAAGTTGGTGCTATAAGAACTCGACTCCTCCAAAGCAGAACTTTGCACCGTCTACTACAACTTGTACTGTGAAAGAGATACTAAGCTTCAGATGTTGCTCGAGTTGGAATTGATTCCCAAACACATGCATCCAAAACAGTGTCTGTTGACCGTCTCTTGCTCTGTAATTAATATCCGCACATGATTCTCTAACAAGTTGTGTGCAGGAAGGCTTTTGGCATAGATTATCTcttctaattatttattttgaaattttaatatttaatactaatatgaaattaaatatattaataattaaaagtgTGCATTGACAA of Daucus carota subsp. sativus chromosome 3, DH1 v3.0, whole genome shotgun sequence contains these proteins:
- the LOC108212393 gene encoding hexokinase-1-like; this encodes MGKVAVTAAVIGAAAMCAVVALLVRHQLRNSSQSSRAAAILKEFEEKRGTPESKLKQVADAMPVEMHAGLVSEGRSKLKMLISYVDNLPAGHHFLLEFQIVVTLIHSIAMNNGCKRIPLSALSHSSARTGYSE